From Pseudothermotoga thermarum DSM 5069, a single genomic window includes:
- the recG gene encoding ATP-dependent DNA helicase RecG encodes MRPLLVEEFLEEFETVIKKVQNKELSVKDLENFIGSKLNLIHDPLLELEPVAQERFNQMIDYAKPIASLPPERAAVRLKNLLSMVEKYRNWFLINCPVFEETKDPDTPIKYAKQVGPKREKLLAKLEIKTLKDLVWYVPRDYEDRRKIVPIKDIRGDEKVTTLAKIINVETKQTFSMPITVAVAADGINQVLLKWFNQEYMQKVLETLKGKEVYITGVVKRGTFGSLEFTNPEVEPKGDTQVLEILPVYSLTEGLSQKQMRNIVKENITSIKIKETLPEWLIQERKLLDIKTALYGIHFPKSMYHLKKSIERLAYEELLILQLAFLLSKQTIERIGGISKNIKGELAEKFIASLPFKLTNAQIKAHQEIREDMQSEKPMSRLLQGDVGSGKTVVAQLAVIDNFEAGYQAAIMAPTSILAIQHYRRMAPAFEKLGIKTALLLGETSPREKEKIKSFLKTGQIDVIIGTHTLIQEDVEFANLGLVIIDEQHRFGVRQREALISKGKVVDVLVMTATPIPRTLAMTIYGDLDISIIDELPPGRKLPKTILISASKIDQVYDFVKNEVKNGGQAYIVYPLIDESDKVQAKAATQMFEHLAYEVFKDFKVGLLHGRMSQIEKDRIMESFANREIEILVSTTVIEVGIDVPGATVMVIENPERFGLAQLHQLRGRVGRSEKQGYCFLVVGNVDEETLERLRYFAMSKDGFEVAEYDLKLRGPGEFLGLRQHGLPDLRIADLTRDRDLLILARKDAEKLLTKREENKELFERVERLYGERLKLVKV; translated from the coding sequence ATGCGCCCTCTTCTGGTGGAGGAATTCCTTGAAGAATTTGAGACAGTCATCAAGAAAGTGCAAAACAAAGAACTTTCGGTAAAAGACCTTGAAAATTTTATCGGCAGTAAACTCAACTTAATCCACGATCCGCTGCTTGAACTTGAACCTGTTGCACAAGAAAGATTCAACCAAATGATAGATTATGCCAAGCCAATTGCATCACTTCCTCCAGAAAGAGCGGCAGTGCGCTTAAAAAACCTTTTAAGCATGGTGGAAAAGTATAGAAATTGGTTTTTAATAAATTGCCCGGTTTTTGAAGAAACAAAAGACCCAGACACACCAATCAAGTACGCAAAGCAAGTTGGTCCAAAGCGTGAGAAACTACTTGCAAAACTTGAAATAAAAACATTGAAAGATCTAGTCTGGTATGTTCCAAGAGACTACGAAGACAGAAGAAAAATAGTTCCAATAAAGGATATAAGAGGAGACGAAAAAGTCACAACCTTGGCAAAAATAATAAACGTTGAGACAAAACAAACCTTTTCAATGCCGATAACAGTCGCAGTTGCAGCCGACGGGATAAACCAGGTGCTTTTGAAATGGTTTAACCAAGAATATATGCAAAAGGTTCTTGAGACGTTGAAAGGAAAGGAAGTTTACATAACCGGCGTTGTAAAAAGGGGGACCTTTGGCAGCCTTGAATTCACCAACCCAGAAGTTGAACCTAAAGGAGATACACAGGTTCTTGAGATACTTCCTGTTTATTCTTTAACCGAAGGTTTGAGCCAAAAACAGATGAGAAACATAGTTAAAGAAAACATAACGTCGATCAAGATCAAGGAAACCTTACCAGAATGGCTCATCCAAGAAAGAAAGCTTCTGGACATCAAAACTGCCCTTTATGGGATTCATTTTCCAAAGAGCATGTACCACCTTAAAAAATCGATAGAAAGGTTGGCTTACGAAGAACTTTTGATATTGCAACTCGCGTTTTTACTTTCCAAACAAACAATTGAGAGAATCGGAGGAATCAGCAAAAACATCAAAGGTGAACTTGCAGAAAAGTTCATCGCTTCTTTGCCTTTTAAGCTCACCAACGCACAGATAAAAGCCCACCAAGAGATCAGAGAAGATATGCAATCAGAGAAACCAATGAGTAGGTTACTGCAAGGAGACGTTGGTTCAGGTAAAACTGTGGTGGCACAACTTGCCGTCATCGACAACTTTGAAGCTGGATACCAAGCGGCAATTATGGCTCCAACTTCGATACTCGCAATCCAACATTACAGAAGGATGGCTCCGGCATTCGAAAAACTTGGTATTAAAACTGCCCTTCTTTTGGGTGAAACAAGTCCAAGAGAGAAAGAAAAGATAAAAAGTTTCTTGAAAACCGGTCAGATAGATGTGATAATTGGCACTCACACACTCATCCAAGAAGACGTTGAATTTGCCAACTTAGGACTTGTGATAATCGATGAGCAACATCGGTTTGGTGTTAGACAAAGGGAAGCTTTGATAAGTAAAGGCAAAGTTGTTGATGTTCTCGTCATGACTGCAACTCCTATTCCAAGAACCCTTGCAATGACCATCTACGGTGATCTTGACATATCGATAATAGACGAGCTTCCACCGGGAAGAAAATTGCCAAAGACCATTTTAATCTCAGCGAGCAAGATAGATCAAGTTTATGATTTTGTCAAAAATGAGGTAAAAAACGGTGGGCAAGCTTACATTGTTTATCCTTTGATAGACGAATCCGACAAAGTGCAAGCAAAAGCCGCAACGCAAATGTTTGAACACCTTGCCTACGAAGTGTTCAAAGATTTCAAAGTTGGTCTTTTACATGGAAGAATGTCCCAGATTGAAAAGGATCGAATCATGGAAAGTTTTGCAAACAGAGAAATAGAAATTCTGGTTTCTACAACGGTTATAGAAGTTGGAATAGACGTTCCAGGAGCCACGGTGATGGTAATTGAAAACCCTGAAAGGTTTGGATTAGCACAACTTCACCAGCTTCGTGGTAGAGTTGGCAGAAGCGAAAAACAAGGATACTGTTTTCTTGTGGTTGGAAATGTGGACGAAGAAACTTTGGAAAGGCTAAGATATTTTGCAATGAGCAAAGATGGATTTGAAGTTGCCGAATACGATTTGAAACTGAGAGGACCAGGAGAATTTTTGGGACTTCGCCAACATGGACTGCCTGATCTGAGGATAGCCGATTTAACCAGGGATAGAGATCTTTTAATCCTAGCGAGAAAAGATGCAGAAAAACTTCTAACTAAAAGAGAAGAAAACAAAGAGCTCTTTGAAAGGGTTGAAAGACTCTACGGAGAAAGGCTAAAACTGGTCAAAGTTTGA
- a CDS encoding tetratricopeptide repeat protein, translated as MDNVLERIVRDLIREGYLSRARTLLSLFAGEYPHLELELEAASGNWKAVMRLYETLDEERKKEYQTLYKTAKDRFKENYSEDVIDALQETERNNFEGAIAVLESLSKLYPELVEVVALKLEIARKKKDRERVRTFEETLRKLDPSHPALVKREKIIKATILEYIILVAVLVSVALSLVGLFRPQFDEKKFAALENKIAAIDSRCEDLDQKLTLTFNELGEVKSQLGNLALLQSELQNTQKLLAKSFEDLKGLFEKQNQELLGKVSSFVRATSASTFPSSGLSIDALRSLWLTGYRLYRERKYDDAFNLLSAVLEALKDKDAYFKDDVAYYMALVAYEAKDFDLAKRLFEDFISNFPNSVYVPHAQYFLKTIK; from the coding sequence TTGGATAACGTACTGGAAAGAATCGTGAGGGATTTAATCAGGGAGGGGTACCTGAGTAGAGCTAGGACTCTTTTGAGTTTGTTTGCCGGAGAATATCCGCATTTGGAACTTGAACTTGAGGCAGCCTCCGGAAACTGGAAAGCCGTTATGAGACTTTACGAAACTTTAGACGAAGAGAGGAAGAAAGAGTACCAAACACTCTACAAAACGGCAAAAGACCGATTTAAGGAGAATTATTCGGAAGATGTCATCGATGCTTTGCAAGAGACAGAGCGCAACAACTTTGAAGGAGCAATTGCCGTTTTAGAGTCGTTGTCCAAGCTTTATCCAGAATTGGTAGAGGTTGTGGCGTTGAAATTGGAAATTGCCAGGAAGAAAAAAGATCGCGAAAGAGTTAGAACCTTTGAAGAAACACTTAGAAAACTTGATCCTTCTCATCCCGCATTGGTAAAGCGGGAAAAAATCATTAAAGCAACGATTTTGGAGTACATCATACTTGTCGCAGTTCTTGTGAGCGTAGCTTTGTCGCTTGTAGGACTTTTTAGACCACAATTTGACGAGAAAAAATTTGCAGCACTCGAAAACAAGATAGCAGCCATTGACTCAAGATGCGAAGATTTGGATCAGAAATTGACCTTGACGTTCAACGAGCTTGGTGAAGTGAAATCGCAATTAGGCAATTTAGCTTTGTTGCAAAGCGAGCTGCAAAATACTCAAAAACTTCTTGCCAAGTCTTTCGAGGATTTGAAAGGACTTTTTGAAAAGCAAAACCAAGAACTTTTGGGAAAAGTATCTTCCTTTGTGCGAGCAACTTCAGCTTCAACCTTTCCTTCAAGTGGTTTGAGCATTGATGCTTTGAGATCCCTTTGGTTGACTGGCTATAGGTTATACCGCGAAAGAAAATACGATGATGCTTTCAACTTGCTCTCAGCGGTTTTGGAGGCTTTGAAAGATAAGGATGCCTATTTTAAAGACGATGTGGCTTACTACATGGCTTTGGTTGCCTATGAGGCGAAAGATTTTGACTTAGCCAAAAGGCTTTTTGAAGATTTCATTTCAAATTTTCCAAACAGCGTTTACGTACCACATGCACAGTACTTTTTGAAAACCATCAAATAG
- a CDS encoding lytic transglycosylase domain-containing protein has product MDKNNLILAKAVLLFLIVLGIVSLYSGFPIKYYSVVKENADFFDPLFIMAVIKAESNFNHLAVSKAGAVGLMQIMPQTAEWLSNKYNLSNDLLNPVVNITLGIQYLKYLHDLYDGDMNLVLRAYNAGPRRIKEDPKVGETYVRKVKVYHFVYKVLYFWLR; this is encoded by the coding sequence ATGGATAAAAACAACTTGATTTTGGCAAAAGCAGTTTTGTTATTTTTGATCGTTCTAGGTATTGTTTCGCTTTACAGTGGTTTTCCAATAAAATATTACTCGGTGGTAAAAGAAAACGCCGATTTCTTCGACCCTCTTTTCATCATGGCAGTGATAAAAGCCGAAAGCAATTTCAACCATTTGGCAGTTTCAAAAGCTGGAGCAGTTGGTCTTATGCAAATCATGCCTCAAACCGCAGAATGGTTGAGCAACAAGTACAACCTTTCAAACGATCTTTTGAACCCAGTTGTAAACATAACACTTGGAATACAGTATTTAAAATATCTGCACGATCTTTACGATGGCGATATGAACCTTGTTTTGAGAGCGTACAACGCAGGTCCAAGAAGGATAAAAGAGGACCCAAAAGTTGGGGAAACTTATGTTAGAAAAGTTAAAGTCTACCATTTCGTTTACAAAGTACTTTATTTTTGGTTGAGGTGA
- a CDS encoding tetratricopeptide repeat protein encodes MERVIDLIVKDRVVEVTTDTPFVIMLRDLMYEGDWSTMKEDLSKKEQIVKEIENCQFLEKNVGILCSFVYDPVCFEELLEWLEEKNIHPKDFVHASLNGLYDLAISYADKDMHDVAFKVIKYILEVDKNYAPAYELWGSLLLEKGEFQEGIKYLDKAIEIDPWLVEAYSSLGEAYYNLGDYAKAAFYWEREIEYAPNNKFTYFMVADAYRKLNRYDKVCEILEKFLENDPNSIVAMYELAEAYKKLGDIERSKQLEERILKSQPTHGGDLEIWSLVQLRHGNYELVQRELEKVLQQSPSKVHLKLILAISYLKQNKIEQARSLINEMKDQHAWYLYGKQELFKEFLTEEEMQVCGIS; translated from the coding sequence ATGGAGAGAGTGATTGACTTAATTGTCAAAGACCGAGTAGTTGAAGTCACCACGGATACCCCCTTTGTAATAATGCTCAGAGATTTGATGTATGAAGGCGACTGGTCCACAATGAAAGAAGATTTGTCGAAAAAAGAACAAATTGTAAAGGAAATAGAAAATTGCCAATTTTTGGAAAAGAACGTTGGTATACTGTGTAGTTTTGTTTACGATCCTGTTTGCTTTGAGGAACTCTTAGAATGGCTGGAAGAAAAGAATATCCATCCAAAAGATTTTGTTCATGCTTCCTTGAATGGTTTGTACGATTTAGCGATATCCTATGCCGACAAAGATATGCATGATGTTGCCTTTAAAGTTATAAAGTACATCCTTGAAGTGGACAAAAACTATGCTCCAGCCTATGAACTTTGGGGATCATTGCTTCTTGAAAAGGGAGAATTCCAAGAGGGAATAAAATACCTAGATAAAGCTATAGAAATCGATCCGTGGCTAGTAGAAGCTTATTCATCCTTGGGTGAAGCTTATTACAACCTTGGTGATTACGCAAAAGCCGCTTTCTATTGGGAAAGAGAAATCGAATATGCTCCCAACAACAAATTCACTTATTTCATGGTTGCAGATGCCTATAGAAAGTTGAACAGGTACGACAAGGTCTGTGAAATTTTGGAAAAGTTCCTTGAAAACGATCCAAACAGTATAGTAGCGATGTACGAACTAGCCGAGGCTTACAAAAAACTCGGTGATATCGAAAGAAGCAAACAACTTGAAGAAAGGATTCTAAAATCACAACCGACTCACGGTGGAGATTTGGAGATTTGGAGCCTTGTTCAACTGAGACACGGCAACTACGAACTTGTTCAAAGAGAACTTGAAAAGGTATTACAGCAATCCCCAAGTAAGGTTCATTTGAAATTGATCTTGGCAATATCTTATCTGAAACAAAACAAAATCGAACAAGCCAGAAGCTTGATCAACGAAATGAAAGATCAACATGCGTGGTACTTGTACGGTAAGCAGGAACTTTTCAAAGAATTTTTAACAGAGGAGGAAATGCAAGTTTGTGGCATATCCTAA
- a CDS encoding NAD(P)H-dependent glycerol-3-phosphate dehydrogenase, with translation MKFGILGAGSWGTAFAKLLAENGQQVMLWARRKELAEQLICERENKDYLPGVKLPSQILTTTDIEELENFCEVLVIAVPVKYVETTLSKLKKGSKIVLNLSKGIDEKMRTVGKIVSELNCFETYAVLSGPCHAIEVSHRLPTSVVVASEDQSVAELLQKVISNSYFRVYTSKDVAGVEISGAMKNVIAIAAGVIDGLGGWHNAKASLIARGIHEIAKFGLAYGAKDPLTFMGLAGIGDLVVTCTSPYSRNRYVGEMIGKGKRLDEVLANMKMVAEGVNTVKPLLQLSKTLDVETPICGKVYEVLFEGKDPKAAIEELMKRPLKPEMAFQTICP, from the coding sequence TTGAAATTTGGAATCCTTGGAGCAGGAAGCTGGGGAACAGCTTTTGCAAAGCTTTTGGCTGAAAATGGTCAGCAAGTGATGCTTTGGGCAAGAAGAAAAGAACTCGCAGAACAGTTGATCTGTGAACGTGAAAACAAAGATTATCTTCCAGGTGTAAAGTTACCCTCGCAAATTTTGACAACAACCGACATTGAAGAATTAGAGAATTTCTGTGAAGTTTTAGTCATAGCTGTTCCAGTGAAATACGTTGAAACCACTCTTTCAAAATTGAAAAAAGGCTCAAAAATCGTGCTAAACCTTTCAAAAGGTATCGATGAAAAAATGAGAACAGTTGGCAAGATCGTTTCAGAACTAAACTGCTTTGAAACCTATGCAGTTTTGTCTGGGCCATGTCATGCCATCGAAGTGTCACACAGACTTCCAACCAGTGTTGTCGTTGCAAGCGAAGATCAGAGTGTTGCTGAGCTTTTGCAAAAAGTCATAAGCAACAGTTATTTTAGAGTTTACACCAGTAAAGATGTGGCTGGTGTTGAGATCAGCGGAGCAATGAAAAATGTGATCGCGATAGCTGCAGGTGTAATAGATGGTCTTGGCGGCTGGCACAACGCAAAAGCATCGTTGATAGCCCGTGGAATCCACGAAATCGCAAAATTTGGACTTGCCTATGGAGCCAAAGATCCTTTGACGTTCATGGGACTTGCTGGAATAGGTGATCTTGTGGTAACCTGCACAAGTCCATACAGTCGCAACAGATACGTTGGCGAGATGATTGGAAAGGGAAAAAGACTGGATGAAGTTCTAGCAAACATGAAAATGGTTGCAGAGGGCGTTAACACCGTAAAACCGTTGCTGCAGCTTTCAAAAACTTTAGACGTTGAAACACCTATTTGTGGTAAGGTCTACGAAGTTTTGTTTGAAGGAAAAGATCCAAAGGCTGCAATAGAAGAATTGATGAAAAGACCAC
- the trmB gene encoding tRNA (guanosine(46)-N7)-methyltransferase TrmB, which produces MAVQHLAYHIRAEYLDLPIDWGQIFKKQGNLIVEIGFGNGEFLLRKAKEQPFDLFVGFETSLTSLVKIQKRLFAEGIDNVRVCLVDGRFGLREFFNDLTVSTVYMNFPCPWPKKSHQSRRFTVAGFADTLVAVLKLGGIFSMTSDVLWYVEDMRNVLLETGCFEQRLFQTNKQIVVGTRYERKWINEGRETYTLVMEKIKHKTIDRLTWGEQDMPHVHLKDAKEEKIPFLSDQVFKSPKGVFVVKGVYKKQSEEEYLLRIVSNEENFQQRYFISIRKEKDGWLVKLDPDAFAYRTPVVKYSVQKIAEVIST; this is translated from the coding sequence ATGGCAGTTCAGCATCTTGCGTACCATATAAGAGCAGAGTACCTTGATCTTCCGATCGATTGGGGTCAGATTTTCAAAAAACAAGGAAATTTGATCGTTGAAATAGGTTTTGGAAATGGTGAGTTTTTGCTGAGGAAGGCAAAAGAACAGCCTTTTGATCTTTTTGTTGGTTTTGAGACCTCTCTCACCAGTTTGGTTAAAATACAAAAAAGACTTTTTGCAGAAGGAATTGACAACGTACGCGTTTGCCTCGTGGATGGTCGGTTTGGGCTAAGGGAATTTTTCAACGACTTAACCGTTTCCACAGTTTACATGAACTTCCCATGTCCTTGGCCTAAAAAGTCCCATCAGTCAAGAAGGTTTACCGTTGCTGGCTTTGCGGACACGCTGGTTGCGGTGTTGAAGCTAGGTGGAATTTTCTCCATGACTTCCGACGTGCTTTGGTACGTTGAAGACATGAGAAATGTTCTGCTTGAAACAGGGTGTTTTGAACAACGGCTGTTTCAAACCAACAAACAAATCGTCGTTGGCACAAGGTACGAGAGGAAATGGATAAACGAAGGTAGGGAAACTTACACGCTTGTGATGGAAAAAATAAAGCACAAAACCATCGACAGACTGACTTGGGGGGAACAGGATATGCCACACGTTCATTTGAAAGATGCCAAGGAAGAAAAAATACCGTTTTTGTCAGACCAAGTTTTCAAATCTCCAAAAGGTGTGTTCGTCGTTAAAGGAGTGTACAAAAAACAATCGGAAGAAGAATACCTTCTTAGAATAGTCAGCAACGAGGAAAATTTCCAGCAAAGATATTTCATCTCTATAAGAAAAGAAAAAGATGGATGGCTTGTAAAACTTGACCCAGATGCCTTTGCCTACAGAACACCTGTGGTGAAATACTCAGTACAAAAAATAGCAGAGGTGATTTCCACTTGA
- the hpt gene encoding hypoxanthine phosphoribosyltransferase yields the protein MQLKVLYDELTVRQKIKQMAKEIENYYKDKTDTIYAICVLKGSIHFFSELVLNINMNVDYSFVHVSSYAGTESTGKIRVKSWVEESLENKYVLVVEDIVDTGNTLRYILNYLKKQRPAELKIAALVEKKKYDHGIPIDFVGFTVGDVFLVGYGLDYEEKYRNLPYIGYLE from the coding sequence GTGCAACTAAAAGTTTTGTACGACGAATTAACGGTAAGACAAAAGATCAAACAAATGGCAAAAGAAATAGAAAACTATTACAAAGACAAGACTGATACAATTTACGCCATCTGTGTTTTAAAAGGCTCAATCCACTTTTTCAGCGAGCTTGTTTTAAACATCAATATGAACGTGGATTATTCCTTCGTTCATGTGTCCAGCTATGCTGGAACAGAATCCACAGGGAAAATAAGGGTTAAGTCCTGGGTCGAGGAATCTCTGGAAAACAAGTATGTCCTGGTTGTCGAGGACATAGTGGACACAGGAAACACGCTAAGGTATATCTTGAACTATTTAAAAAAGCAAAGGCCCGCGGAATTGAAAATAGCCGCACTTGTTGAGAAAAAGAAGTACGATCATGGAATTCCAATTGATTTTGTTGGTTTTACCGTGGGAGATGTGTTCTTGGTTGGTTACGGTTTGGATTACGAAGAAAAATATCGAAACTTGCCTTACATAGGTTATCTAGAGTGA
- a CDS encoding prepilin peptidase, whose translation MWHILTFVVGAAIGSFLNVVIYRLPRKNEGLSLTNPPRSICPNCKTVIRWYDNIPLVSFIALKGKCRSCGKPISKRYFFVELFNGLGYLINFMVFQKNFLEFIAMCTMISCVLVIVFIDLDFMLIPDATLILIALASFLMWLNSSQKMLNLLAGGFVSALFALLFVLYKGGIGSGDIILAGTMSIAVGLLASFYALMFASMAALIFAAAKNKGKLDRKQKIPFGSFLGPAFYITILFQRTLPWIKTT comes from the coding sequence TTGTGGCATATCCTAACCTTTGTTGTAGGAGCAGCCATTGGAAGCTTTCTAAACGTTGTGATATACAGATTGCCAAGGAAAAATGAAGGGTTGAGCCTAACTAATCCGCCACGTTCAATTTGTCCAAACTGTAAAACTGTTATACGTTGGTACGACAATATTCCTTTGGTCAGTTTTATCGCGCTGAAAGGAAAGTGTAGAAGTTGTGGAAAACCGATAAGTAAACGCTATTTTTTCGTGGAATTGTTCAATGGATTGGGTTATTTGATAAACTTTATGGTTTTTCAGAAAAATTTTTTGGAATTCATAGCCATGTGTACGATGATTTCATGCGTTCTTGTGATAGTCTTCATAGACCTTGACTTCATGCTGATACCAGACGCAACGTTGATACTAATCGCTTTGGCGTCCTTTTTGATGTGGTTGAATTCTTCTCAAAAAATGTTGAATCTACTTGCGGGCGGCTTTGTTTCCGCCCTATTTGCTTTGTTGTTTGTGCTTTACAAGGGTGGCATAGGTAGCGGTGATATCATTCTTGCTGGAACGATGAGTATCGCTGTTGGACTTTTGGCAAGTTTTTACGCTTTGATGTTTGCTTCGATGGCAGCTTTGATTTTCGCTGCTGCAAAGAACAAAGGAAAATTGGATCGAAAGCAAAAAATACCTTTTGGAAGTTTTCTTGGCCCAGCTTTTTATATAACCATACTGTTTCAAAGGACTTTGCCATGGATAAAAACAACTTGA
- a CDS encoding bifunctional ADP-dependent NAD(P)H-hydrate dehydratase/NAD(P)H-hydrate epimerase: MKVLTAHQMKEIDRLTSERFLISPEILMERAGLSVVLALQSELKDLSKKSFLVLCGHGNNGGDGLVVARILHQYTDEVVTVVVGDKTKMSSETLANFKRLKAIGGIIKFLNEDLSLDELVQMVKNYDVVIDALLGIGIKGSVQGILAQVIDVVNLYARYVVSVDLPSGLDTDTGKVLGKAIKADLTVTFGLPKLCHILFPGRELTGILKVADIGIPKILLNADEIKRNIVTKDLVLSSLPKRIKDSHKGSYGKVLVIAGSKNYPGAAVLTSIAAYRVGSGYVQLVTCKPADEIALVREPSLIVRGFEQEFFTPSCLPTVFEVAKNSKVVVLGPGLTQSDQTREFVLQLLKELDLPMIIDADGLNNIAENLDVLFQRKGPTLLTPHFGEFARLVKLPIEAVKYNYSLVEEFSKKYGVITLLKGATTIISNGESTYFNLMGNTSLAKAGSGDVLAGMIGGLAAQGLDLLSAAFCGAYLHGLAAEMYNLKEGTMLTSELLDLIPKAMEEVCKVG, translated from the coding sequence ATGAAGGTCCTAACAGCCCATCAGATGAAAGAAATAGATCGCCTAACATCTGAGCGTTTTTTGATCTCTCCAGAAATCCTCATGGAACGAGCAGGACTTTCCGTTGTTCTTGCACTTCAATCGGAATTAAAAGATCTGTCGAAAAAATCTTTTCTAGTTCTATGCGGACATGGTAACAACGGAGGAGATGGATTGGTTGTGGCAAGAATACTTCACCAGTACACAGACGAAGTTGTAACAGTCGTAGTTGGGGACAAGACAAAAATGTCAAGCGAAACTTTGGCAAATTTCAAAAGGTTAAAAGCAATCGGTGGAATCATCAAATTCTTGAACGAAGATCTTTCCTTGGATGAACTAGTTCAAATGGTGAAAAACTACGACGTTGTTATCGATGCTTTGCTTGGAATAGGAATAAAAGGATCGGTTCAGGGTATCCTTGCACAAGTTATAGACGTTGTTAATCTTTATGCAAGATATGTGGTATCCGTTGATCTTCCTTCGGGTTTGGACACAGATACCGGTAAAGTACTTGGGAAAGCGATCAAAGCAGATTTAACCGTTACCTTTGGTTTGCCAAAGCTATGTCACATCCTCTTTCCAGGAAGGGAACTAACGGGGATTTTGAAGGTTGCAGACATAGGCATTCCCAAAATTTTGTTGAACGCCGATGAAATAAAGAGAAATATCGTGACAAAAGATTTGGTGCTTTCAAGTTTACCAAAAAGGATAAAGGATAGTCACAAAGGATCTTACGGAAAAGTTTTGGTGATAGCTGGTTCAAAAAACTATCCTGGAGCTGCAGTTTTGACAAGCATAGCTGCTTACAGAGTTGGCTCGGGGTACGTTCAGCTTGTAACATGCAAACCTGCTGATGAAATTGCTTTGGTAAGAGAACCTTCCTTGATTGTCAGAGGTTTTGAACAAGAATTTTTCACACCTTCTTGCCTGCCAACGGTTTTTGAAGTGGCAAAGAATTCGAAAGTTGTTGTCCTTGGTCCTGGACTGACACAATCCGATCAAACGCGGGAGTTTGTCTTGCAACTTTTGAAAGAGTTGGATTTACCTATGATAATCGATGCAGATGGGCTGAACAACATAGCTGAAAATCTCGATGTACTTTTCCAACGCAAAGGTCCAACTTTGCTGACTCCACATTTTGGTGAATTTGCCAGACTTGTTAAACTGCCCATCGAAGCTGTAAAATACAATTACAGCTTGGTTGAGGAGTTTTCAAAGAAATACGGAGTGATAACTTTACTAAAAGGCGCAACCACCATAATATCAAACGGTGAAAGTACTTATTTCAACCTTATGGGTAACACTTCTCTTGCAAAAGCTGGAAGTGGAGATGTGTTGGCGGGCATGATAGGTGGACTAGCAGCACAAGGTTTGGACTTGTTGTCAGCGGCTTTTTGTGGAGCATATCTTCACGGTTTAGCGGCGGAAATGTACAATTTAAAAGAGGGAACTATGTTGACAAGCGAGCTTCTTGATTTAATACCGAAAGCAATGGAGGAGGTGTGCAAAGTTGGATAA
- a CDS encoding MBL fold metallo-hydrolase: MKLVWFGHACFLIDTGNVKILTDPFDSSVGYKVPTIAVDLITESHQHFDHNAHHLIKGNFQLIKEPGVYEFKDVKIKGIRTFHDAEKGSKRGQNIIFVFEINGIRIGHFGDLGHVPTQEQIREIGQLDIALIPVGGTFTIGPKEAKQTMDLLNPHVVVPMHYKTKYLKFDIAGVEDFTKLCENVKYLESNELTIDESIKSEQKAVFVLKL; encoded by the coding sequence ATGAAACTCGTGTGGTTTGGTCATGCGTGTTTTCTCATTGACACTGGTAATGTCAAAATTCTGACCGATCCTTTCGACAGCTCCGTTGGTTATAAAGTGCCAACGATTGCTGTAGATCTGATAACTGAAAGTCATCAACATTTCGACCACAACGCGCATCATTTGATCAAGGGAAACTTTCAATTGATCAAGGAGCCTGGTGTATACGAATTTAAGGATGTCAAGATCAAAGGCATAAGAACATTCCACGATGCAGAAAAAGGAAGCAAAAGAGGTCAAAACATAATTTTTGTCTTTGAAATCAACGGAATAAGGATCGGACACTTTGGAGATCTGGGACACGTTCCGACCCAAGAGCAAATCAGAGAAATAGGTCAATTGGACATCGCTTTGATACCGGTTGGGGGGACCTTTACAATAGGTCCAAAGGAAGCGAAGCAAACCATGGATTTGCTAAACCCACATGTTGTCGTTCCGATGCATTACAAAACAAAGTATCTGAAATTTGACATAGCAGGCGTTGAAGATTTTACAAAACTGTGCGAAAATGTTAAGTACCTGGAGAGCAATGAACTTACGATCGATGAAAGTATCAAATCCGAGCAAAAAGCAGTTTTTGTTCTTAAACTGTGA